In the genome of Pseudoalteromonas rubra, one region contains:
- a CDS encoding isocitrate lyase — MSSYTSQIDRLTTLCQSQGNAWQGINPEFATRMHLQNRFKTGLDIAKYTAKIMREDMAAYDADSSQYTQSLGCWHGFTAQQMMMAIKRHNKTTKRSYVYLSGWMVAALRSEFGPLPDQSMHEKTAVPKLIEEIYTFLKQADARELDHLYKALDEAKAQGGDVQAITAQIDNFETHVVPIIADIDAGFGNEEATYLLAKQMIEAGACAIQIENQVSDAKQCGHQAGKVTVPHEDFLAKINAVRYAFLELGVEDGIIVARTDSLGASLTQKIPVSKTPGDLASQYNAFLDTTVISSAADLEEGDMVIKQEGELRKPVRLDNGLYQFKEGTEKDRVVLDCVTSLQSGADLLWIETEKPNVEQIAELVNRVREQVPNAKLVYNNSPSFNWTLKFREQVYAEWQAQGKDLSAYPDPNQDPKALMAPELDQSELAAEADTKVRTFQRDGAAQAGIFHHLITLPTYHTAALSTDILAEGYFGDLGMLAYVRDVQRQEIRREQASVKHQDLAGSNIGDTHKEYFSGENALKAGGEANTMNQF, encoded by the coding sequence ATGAGCAGTTATACCTCTCAAATTGATCGTCTTACTACACTGTGCCAGTCTCAGGGCAATGCATGGCAGGGCATTAACCCTGAATTTGCAACCCGCATGCATTTACAAAACCGCTTTAAAACGGGTCTGGATATCGCCAAATATACCGCAAAAATCATGCGCGAAGACATGGCAGCTTATGACGCAGACAGCAGCCAGTATACGCAGTCTCTGGGCTGCTGGCATGGCTTTACTGCTCAGCAGATGATGATGGCCATCAAACGTCACAATAAAACCACTAAGCGTTCCTATGTATATCTGAGTGGCTGGATGGTCGCTGCGCTTCGCTCTGAATTCGGCCCGCTGCCTGATCAGAGTATGCACGAAAAAACCGCTGTGCCTAAGCTGATTGAAGAGATCTACACTTTCTTAAAACAAGCCGATGCACGTGAACTCGACCACCTCTACAAGGCGCTAGATGAGGCAAAAGCACAGGGCGGTGATGTACAAGCAATCACAGCACAAATCGATAATTTTGAAACTCATGTGGTGCCTATCATTGCAGATATCGATGCCGGTTTTGGTAACGAAGAAGCCACTTACCTGCTGGCCAAGCAAATGATTGAAGCGGGTGCCTGTGCCATCCAGATTGAGAACCAGGTATCAGATGCCAAACAATGTGGCCACCAGGCAGGTAAAGTCACAGTACCTCATGAAGACTTCCTGGCAAAAATCAATGCGGTACGTTACGCCTTCCTCGAGCTGGGCGTAGAAGATGGCATTATTGTTGCGCGCACGGATTCTTTAGGTGCCAGCCTGACTCAAAAAATTCCGGTCTCGAAAACGCCTGGCGATCTGGCCAGCCAGTACAATGCGTTCCTGGATACCACAGTGATCTCAAGTGCAGCCGACCTGGAAGAGGGGGATATGGTGATTAAGCAGGAAGGTGAACTGCGCAAGCCGGTGCGTCTCGACAATGGCCTGTACCAGTTCAAAGAAGGTACCGAAAAAGACCGCGTGGTGCTCGATTGCGTTACCAGCTTACAATCAGGCGCCGATCTGTTGTGGATTGAAACCGAAAAGCCCAATGTAGAGCAAATTGCTGAGCTGGTTAACCGCGTACGGGAGCAAGTACCGAACGCCAAACTGGTTTATAACAATTCGCCGTCATTCAACTGGACCCTGAAATTCCGTGAACAGGTTTATGCAGAATGGCAGGCACAGGGTAAAGACTTATCTGCTTATCCGGATCCCAACCAAGATCCTAAAGCGTTAATGGCACCAGAGCTGGATCAGTCAGAACTGGCAGCTGAAGCAGATACAAAAGTACGTACCTTCCAGCGTGATGGGGCTGCTCAGGCCGGTATTTTCCACCACCTGATCACTTTACCTACGTATCACACAGCGGCACTGAGTACCGACATTCTTGCAGAAGGCTATTTTGGCGACCTGGGTATGCTTGCATACGTCCGCGATGTTCAAAGACAAGAGATCCGCCGCGAACAGGCGTCAGTGAAGCATCAGGATCTGGCAGGCTCCAATATAGGTGATACGCATAAAGAGTACTTCAGCGGTGAGAATGCGCTGAAAGCCGGTGGCGAAGCCAACACCATGAACCAGTTTTAA
- a CDS encoding tetratricopeptide repeat protein, producing the protein MKKILLQSAFALLSIVSVNAQATSSTITLPEIKKLELSGNYEQALSSLTPFYNHSDHLKQLNARFVEAKIYRKQGKHQQAIDALGRLSEKFQLDIDNQFQLYKELGINYRRMGKLDEAETNYKQALNTAKAMNNSDLIGQSYSNLGTLYDSKNELAKAMQFQLKARDALKGSQLHGVVANNFYNLGDMAMRFNDLEQAEFFFTKALIADKKAGELSHIAGTALRLAQVTSKRKNYLQAVEKATEAIELLEQIPANVSLARAHQLISGAYLKLEKGEKAEEHAKLSMHYASQSDNQIQNFHAHVTMARAYLYLHKSELARPHYEWLTRFMDEEEENSYISQLYYNLKAKFDFQQGRHQEAYEALIQANTFFAQTIEKANSEQALTHKRTIDTVMQQQRLDDSEHHRKLTESQLRNAQLMQRMWLFVALTCLLLGILISYILYSKNKTARLKANLYQQNLKQKDQMLADISHELRTPLSVLKLHIEALEYNLLDDDTLAYSKINEKISQLNHLISDVYQLSQADNQAIVVNNQPYCTRTLADSYCYDIKRLVKSNGLHFNADISIPTDASVLIDKPKLDRVIDNLAKNACLYTDKPGQVRVKIRQNCEGLIIQLEDSSPGVSDNEKPRLFERLYRVESSRSRATGGSGLGLSLCKSLVESMSGDIELRDSRLGGLSVRVTLRQVTSELPAKKLSNSQVSA; encoded by the coding sequence ATGAAAAAAATACTGCTTCAATCAGCTTTTGCGTTACTCAGTATAGTCTCTGTTAATGCTCAGGCTACTAGCTCGACAATTACCTTGCCGGAAATCAAAAAGCTTGAGCTATCGGGCAACTACGAGCAGGCACTGAGCAGTCTGACCCCATTTTACAATCACTCCGATCACCTGAAGCAATTAAATGCACGCTTTGTTGAAGCGAAAATCTATCGCAAACAGGGCAAACATCAGCAAGCCATTGATGCGCTGGGCAGGCTATCAGAAAAATTTCAGCTGGATATCGACAATCAGTTTCAGCTTTATAAAGAGCTGGGGATCAATTACCGACGCATGGGTAAGCTGGATGAAGCTGAAACTAACTACAAACAGGCATTAAATACTGCTAAGGCAATGAATAATAGTGATTTAATAGGTCAAAGCTATTCGAATTTAGGCACCTTGTATGATTCTAAGAACGAATTGGCAAAGGCTATGCAATTCCAGCTCAAAGCCAGAGATGCACTCAAAGGCAGTCAGCTCCACGGCGTAGTCGCAAACAACTTTTATAATCTGGGTGATATGGCAATGCGCTTCAACGACCTGGAGCAGGCTGAATTCTTTTTTACCAAAGCCCTGATAGCAGATAAGAAAGCAGGTGAATTGAGCCACATCGCCGGCACAGCACTGCGACTGGCTCAGGTTACATCGAAACGAAAAAACTACTTACAGGCAGTTGAAAAAGCCACCGAAGCAATTGAACTATTGGAACAAATCCCGGCCAATGTCAGCCTGGCTCGTGCCCATCAGCTGATCAGTGGCGCTTACCTGAAGCTGGAAAAAGGCGAGAAAGCCGAAGAGCACGCAAAGTTATCAATGCATTACGCCTCGCAAAGTGATAATCAGATCCAGAATTTTCATGCACATGTGACTATGGCCAGAGCCTACTTATACCTGCATAAATCTGAACTCGCGCGCCCACACTACGAGTGGCTGACACGCTTTATGGACGAAGAGGAAGAGAATTCCTACATATCTCAGCTTTACTACAACCTGAAAGCCAAGTTTGACTTTCAACAAGGTCGCCACCAGGAAGCGTATGAAGCCCTGATCCAGGCAAATACTTTTTTTGCTCAAACGATTGAAAAAGCCAACTCAGAGCAAGCACTTACCCATAAGCGCACCATAGATACGGTGATGCAGCAGCAACGCCTGGATGACTCAGAACATCACCGTAAGCTGACGGAAAGTCAGTTGCGCAATGCGCAGCTCATGCAGCGTATGTGGCTATTTGTTGCCCTGACCTGCTTGTTGCTGGGTATTTTGATCAGTTATATTTTGTACAGTAAAAATAAGACCGCACGCCTGAAAGCCAACCTGTATCAGCAAAACCTCAAACAAAAAGATCAAATGCTGGCCGACATTTCTCACGAACTCCGAACCCCGTTGAGTGTGCTCAAACTGCATATTGAGGCTTTGGAATATAACCTGCTTGATGACGATACCCTTGCATACAGCAAAATCAATGAGAAAATATCCCAGCTTAATCATCTGATCTCAGACGTTTATCAACTTTCTCAGGCCGATAACCAGGCCATAGTTGTCAATAACCAACCTTATTGCACCCGAACGCTTGCCGACAGTTACTGTTATGACATTAAGCGACTGGTGAAAAGCAATGGGTTGCATTTTAATGCCGATATTTCGATCCCCACAGATGCCAGTGTATTAATAGACAAACCCAAACTGGACAGAGTCATAGATAACCTGGCAAAAAATGCCTGCCTGTACACAGACAAACCAGGCCAGGTGCGGGTAAAAATCAGACAAAACTGCGAAGGGTTGATCATTCAGTTGGAAGACTCCTCTCCGGGTGTTTCAGACAATGAGAAACCACGCTTGTTCGAACGCTTGTACCGGGTAGAAAGCTCGCGAAGTCGTGCGACAGGAGGGTCTGGTCTGGGGCTATCCTTATGTAAAAGCCTGGTGGAATCCATGTCAGGTGATATTGAACTCAGGGATAGCAGGCTCGGGGGTCTATCTGTTCGCGTAACATTACGACAAGTTACGTCTGAGTTACCCGCTAAAAAACTCAGTAACAGTCAGGTAAGTGCGTGA